GCGCAGGACGAGTACCGGCTCGACCTCCAGGCCGCCGGCATCACCACCCGCCCGGTGCCGGCGCTGCGCGCCGAGGGGGCCGCCCGCACCGCCCAGTGGGCCCACGAGCAGCTGGCGGACTGCGCCGGCTACTGGGTGCACATCGACGTGGACGTGCTCGACCCGGCGGTGATGCCGGCGGTGGACGCGCCGGACCCGGGCGGGATCGCCTTCGCCGAGCTGGAGATCCTGCTCTCCGGGCTGGTCGCCACCCCGCACTGCCTCGGCGTCGAGCTGACCGTCTTCGACCCCGACTACGACCTCGACGGGTCGTACGCCACCGACATCGTCAACACCGTGGTGGCCGGGCTCCGCCCGCTCAGCGCCGGCGAGGCGGTCGTGCCGCCGCAGCCCGTGCCGGTGCCCCCGGTGCCCGACCCGCCGGCGGATCTCGGCGCGGCCGCCGTGAGCTGACCCCACGACGTGCCTCCCCGCCGCTGGCGGGAGGTCGCCGGCGGCGGGGGAGCTAGGCGAACAGGACGAGCGGCTGGCCCGGTGCCCGGACGCCCACGAAGCAGGCGGCGGTGGCACGCGCACCCCGGTCCACCCGGCGCACGCTGTGCACCCGGGCGGCGTCGAACATCAGCAGGTCACCCTGGGTGGGCTCGCAGGACCAGTGCGGCTCGCCCAACGCGCCCCGGTCGAGGCCGTAGTCGGCCCGACGGCGGCTGTCGTACTCGTCCTCGTCGGTCCACCGGCCCCAGAAGTCGACGTGCCCGCCGCTGCCGCCCGGAGGGACCTCCAGGTAGACGTTGGTGCCGATCCGGCGCTGCAGGTGCTGGTCGGCGAGCAGGGGGATCGCCCGCTGGTCGATGTGCGGGTTGGCGTGCCCGCCGGCCGGCCAGCGCCGGATGATCCCCGGCAGCATCGGGCGCCCCTCGTGGCGGGCCACCGTCGCGCCGTCCGGCCACAACTCGTCCAGCCGCAGGCGCAACTCGTCCAGGGGCGAGAGCCGGCCGGCGAAGATCACGTCCCGGATGAGGTCGCGGGTCTCGGCCGCCGTGTCCAGGTATCGGCGCTCACCGGCCGCCGACTCGGCTGCCTCGCCGATCGAGGTGCCGATGCTCTGGAAGTCGGCGGTCAGGGTGTAGTGGGATCGCTCGCAGGCCGCCACGACGCGGGGCAGCACGGCGCGGCACCGCTCCGGGGAGTGGAAGCCGCGTACCCAGATCGCGTCCAGGTCTCCCTCGGCGAGCTGGCCCAGCGTGGTCGCGTTCAGTTCCTCGGCGTACTTCATGCGTCAGACCGACATCTCGCCGCGCCACACGGTGACCGCGCGGCCAGCCAGCCGCATGCGGTCGCCACGGCGGGACAGCCGGAGCGTGCCGCCGCGGGGCGACAACTGTTCGGCGCGCAGGTCGTCGCGCTGCCGGCGCTCGGCCCACCAGCTACCGATGGTGCAGTGCGCGGAACCGGTGACCGGGTCCTCCGGGACGCCCACCGCCGGGTAGAAGCAGCGGCTGACCACCACGTCCCGGTCGTCGTCGTACGCGGTCACGATCACGCCGCGGACCGGGATCGAGGCCAGCGCTGCCAGGTCCGGCCGGACGGCCCGGACGTCCGGCGGCCCGGCCACCTCGACGAGCAGGTCGGAGACCCCGCGGGCGACCGCGACCACGGTGACGTCAGCACCGAGTGCCCGGTCGAGCCCGGGCGGCGCCTCGACCGGGGTGGGCGGGTCGGCGGGGAAGTCCATCTCGATCCAGCCCTCCGGCGAGACCGTGCAGGTGAGGTCGCCGCTGCGGGTGCGGAAGCGGCTGTGGCCGCCCAGCACGTGCGCCGTCGCGAGGGTGGCGTGGCCGCAGAGATCCACCTCCACGGTCGGGGTGAACCACCGCAGGTGCCACCAGCCGCCGTCGGCGGGCAGGGCGAAGGCGGTCTCCGAATGTCGCATCTCGCTCGCCACCGCCTGCATCCACGCCTCGTCGCGTTTCTCGTCGAGGATGACGACACCCGCGGGATTGCCGCGGAACGGCTCGTCGGTGAACGCGTCGACGACAAAGAGTCTGCTGCCGTTCGTGGTCATGGCACCTTCCATTGTCGGCGGAGCCCGACCGGAGCAGGTCAGCGCGCCCGATCGGCCAAACTCGGAGATGTGGCCAGCGCGGGCGTACGGCCGCTGAAGTAGAGCTGGGGGTCGACTTCCAGCGCCACTTCGTATGCCTTGGACATCTCGCGGGCGATCTGCCGGAGCGCTTCGGCCGCCCGATCCGGACCTGGGCGCTGGACCTGTCCCGTGCTCGCCGATTCCGGTGCGTGCTGGTCACTGGACATCCGGACCCCCTGGCGATGAAGCGACACGTGGGTAAATCGTGATTCGGCGCGGCCACGAGGACAACCTCCATTCGGAGGATGCCATGAGTTCGACGAGAGACATTGGCAGTTGTCTGACCAAAATCCGTCAATGGGAGAACCGGTCACGAGGCGGCTCCCGCCCCGCCCGCGTCGCCGGTCGGCTCCCCCTGCTCCCGTTCCGGTTTGCCGGGCTGCCGCGGTGGCACGTACGGGGCGAGCTTCTCGAGCGTCTCGCTGGTGGCCACCGTGTCGGGGTGTGTCTCGCCGAGCACCCGCTCCCGGTCCTCCAGCAGCCGGGTCAGCACCTCGCGCGCCTCGGCGACGCCGTTCTGCGCGATCAGGACCTGGGCGAGCGTCCACCGGAGCAGGAACACCTCCGGACGGATCGCCTCCTCCTTGCCGACGCCGGCCAGGCCGGCCCGGAGTTGCTCCTCGGCCTCGTCGAAGCGGGACAGGTCGAACAGGCAGCGGGCCAGGCTCAGGCGGACCAGGAGGGTCTCCGGTTCGAGCGGCGCCCACTGCCGGAGCCGGATGTCGAGGATCTCGCGCAGCATGTCCTCGGCCTCTTTCGTCCGGCCCTGCAACAGGACGGCCCGGGCCAGGCTGTGCCGGATGATCATCGTGTCCGAGTGTTCGGGCCCGCGGACCTTGTCCTCGGCCGCCACCGTCTCGGTCAGCTCCTTCTCCGCCTCCGCCCAGCGGTTCTGCGCCATGATGGCGCGGCCCAGCTTGTGGCGGCTCGCCAGGGTGTCCGCGTGCCTGCTGCCGAGCACCGCCTGCCGGCCGGCGATCACCTCCCGCAGCAGCGCCTCGGCCTCCGCCGGCCGCTGCTGTTCGAGCGCGGCCCGGGCCAGCTCGTGGCGCAGCGCGAGGATCTCCCGGTCCGCCGGGTTGACGTCGTACGCCTGGCAGTTGTCCACCACCGGGGCGAGCATCTCCTCCGCCGAGAGCGCCAGCCCGGTGGCGAGCAGGTACCGGGCGGTCAGCCGTACCAGCTCCAGGACGGCCAGCACGGTCAGCCGCTCGTAGCGAATGCCGCTGCCGCGGAGGTAGTCCCGGGTCAGGCCGATGGTGTGCGGGGCCAACAGGTACCACCCGTCCCAGTCCGCCGCGGCGTCCGGGTTGAGATCGCGGACCGCCGCCACCAGCAACTGGGTGGCCAGGGCGTAGTACTCGGTGGCCTGCTGGCGTAGGTCGCGGTCGTCGCGCAGGATCCCGTGCACCAGCGGGTGCAGCGAGAGCACATGGCGGAAGTCCTCGTTCCGCACGCCTTCCAGCTCGTCCGGCGTCACGAGGGAGAGATCGGCGAGCCCTTCCAGCACCGTCAGCTGCTGCTGGCCGGTGAACTCGGAGAACAGCGGCGACCGCTTCAGGAGCTCCTGGTCCAGCAGCCGGTAGTACGGCACCGGGGCCTGGCTGAGACAGGCGAGCACCCGCAGTAGGTTGCCGGCCTGCGTGAGGCCGCGTTTGGCCAGCAGCTCCAGCGAGATCTCGAAGACGCTGGCGGTGACGCCGAGGCCGGTCAGCTCCGCCAGCTTCGGGGCGCCCGGCGTCAGTTCCAGCCGCTGCTGCAGGTTGCTGCGGTAGCTCTCGAAGTCCCGCTGCACCTGCTTGCCCTGGTAGATCTGGGTGGTGTGGACGGACTTCAGATAGTCGCCGACCGCCCGTAGCGAGAGCGGGAGGCCACCGAGCGTGGCGGAGAGGGCACGGGCCTGTTCCTCGGTGCCGGCCGCACCCCCGGCCCGGTCCAGCAACACGAGGGCGCCGTCCTTGTCCTTCAACGGCCGCACCGCGTGCCGGCGCGACCACGCCGGCCAGATGTTCCGGTCGCCGTCGCGGCTGGTCACGACGACCAGGTTCGCCGGGTTCCGCGGCGGTCGCAGCCAGCCCCGGCCGTCGGTCAGGTCGTTGTCGACCGGGTCGAGCTCCCGCGGTTCGTCGGCGTTGTCGATGATCAGTACCCACTGCTGCTCGGCCTTGTCGAGGAAGCGCCAGACCAGGTCGGTCGCGCTCGCGTCCCCCGACCACGCCCGGTCGACCAGGCTGCTGGGTGCCCCCAGCCGGCTGGCCACCTCGCGCATGTTCGAGCTGAGTCGCTGGGCCGAGACCCACCAGACCTGCCGCCCCGCCCGCCGGGCGCGGCGGGCGATCTCCAGCGCCAGGTAGCTCTTGCCGGAGCCGGGCAGGCCGTGCAGGACGTGGACGGAGGACGGCGGCTGGCCCGGCTTGCGTCGGTCCGAGGTGACCTCGTCGATCAGCTGGTCCCGACCGTAGAGCGGCGAATCCAGGCGGCCCAGCGGGGGCTCGACGGAGATCCGACCGGCCCGGTCCGGCCGGCCGGAGGTCGGATCCGGGGCGGTGCGTGGCTCGGCCGCTCCCACCGGCCTGACGGTAGCCGGGGCGGCCTCGGCGTCCCGCGCCGCACCGGGGTCGGACGGTGCCCGCGGCGGGTCCCCGGCCTCGGCGGCGGCGAGCACCTCCGTGCGGAGGGCGAGGTAGCGGGAGTCGTCACGGGTGCTCGGCCGGATCACCGAGAAATGGTCGCCGTCAACCACCCCGCTCGCCGAGAAGGTCCCCGTGGCGATGAACGGCGGGACGATGTTGTCGGAAATTCCGGCGTACGCGGTGATCGGCAGGGGCCACTCGTGCGGCCCGGGGTGCTGGGCGCGCAGGACGGTGCGCTGCACCGCCTCGGACGTCTCGGCGATCTCCTTGGTGAGAGGCCGCAATTCTCGTTCTTGGGGATTGCGGCACGGGAAGGTCAGCCGCCGGAGGGAACTGAAGAACTGGGATCCGGAATTCGGGCAGGCGTACATCAACACCCGGCGGATCCGCCCCAGTTCGTAGCCGCCGCCCCGGGCCAGCGTCCGGACCAGGAACCGTTGGATCACCAGCCCGCCCTGGCTGTGCGAGACCAGCACGATCCGCGCCGCGGCCCCGACCTCGTGGCGGAGGTACGTGCCCAGCCGGTCCGCGATGTCGTCCAGGTGCGGGATCCGGCGGTCAGGGCGGAGCCGGACGATCTGCGAGTCGTATTCGAAGAAGTGGGTCCGCACCGGAGGCAGGTCCGGGTCGCCGGCCAGCAGCCGGTCCATCGGCTCCCACGCCCGGCGGGACGAGAAGAGCCCGTGCACGAAGACCAGGTCGACCGGGTTCATCCGAGCTCACTCCCGGTGCTCACCGAGGAGTGCGAGCGGGGCTGGCCCGCCGGTTCCGGGTCGAGGGAAGGGGCGCGGTCCCGGTCGCGCGGTGCGGTTGCCCCGACGACGTCCACGACCACGCGGGTGAGCAGGGTGGCCAGCGCCAGCAGCACGCAGATGGTCAGCACCGTCCGCGGTACCGGGCCGGGTGGCAGCGCCTCGGCCAGCACCAGCAGGGCCAACGCCGTGCCGATCATGATGGTGACGACGATGAAGAGCGAATACGCGCGTACGCGCGGCCTGGTCCAGAACAGAACGCCCTTTGGATCTTCCCGGCGGGACCGCCTGTTCTGCTCCTCCAGGCGATCGAGAAATCGTGATTCCCAGATCAGCGCGAGCATCAGCACCGGCAGAACCTGTGCGGCCGTGGCGTAGAAGTCGGGGAACACCGTGCCCCCTTCCCGGCGATGTCGGAAGCCGTATCATCCAGCGATTCGGCGGCGGCAAGGATCGCACAAATGGCCATGACCGGATGAGCGTCCGTCGCGCCGCGGCCATTTTCGGCGGGGGGCGGATCAATTCCCACGCGATTGCCGGAAGCGCCTCGGCCGATATTTCCGGTCGAGTGTGGACACGGAAAGTGGCGGGCTCGGGGCGCCGAAATGCTGGCGATTTCGGCGGAGCGTCACCGTGTTTCCCGAAGCGGGCGGGTCCCACCCACGGGACTAGGCGGAACAGAGGGCGACCCGGCCGCCGCCGGTCACGCCGGGTAGCGGGCGGGCGGCCGACGACGGGCCGGGTTGATCACGGAGGGTGATGGCCCCCGCGGGCGGATCAGGACCTCGCCAGGGCGCGGAGGAAACGCTCGCTGATCGGGACGGCGCTGGCCGTACTCGACCCACCCTGCTCGACGAAGACCGCGAACGCCACGTCGCCCTGCCAGCCGACGAACCACGCGTGGGTGTGCGCCGGGTTGTTGTCGTACTCGGCAGTGCCGGTCTTGCCGTAGACCGGCCCGCCGGGGACGTCGGCGAGGGCGCTGGCCGTGCCGCCGGTGACCACCGCGCGCATCATCGTCTTCAGCGCCGCCACGGACTCGGCCTTCAGCGCCGGCCCGGCCGGGGCGGGCCGCTGCGGGGCCGGGTCGAGGACGAGCTTGGGCTGCTCCCAGTGCCCCCGGGCCACGGCGGCGGTGGCGCCGGCCATGGCCAGCGGGCTGACCACGGTGGTGCCCTGGCCGATCGCGGCGGCAGCCTGCTCGGTGGCCGAGCCGTTGGCGGAGACCTTGCCGGTGAAGACGTCCGTGCCCACGTCCCACGCCGCCTCCAGGCCCAGCGTGCGGCCGGTGGTGGCGAGCCCGTCCGGCCCGAGAGCCGGGGCCAGTGCGACGAACGCGGTGTTGCAGGACCTGGCGAAGTCGGTGGTGAACGGGACCGGCCCCAGCTCGAAGTTGTCGGAGTTCTTGAACGGGCGGCCGTCGACCACGCGGGTCTTCGGGCAGGCCACCGTGGCCTCCGGCGTCACCGCTCCCTTGTCGAGCAGGGCGAGCGCGCTGACCACCTTGAACGTCGAGCCCGGCGGCACCTGGGCGGTGAAGGCGAGATTCTCGCCGGCCGGGCCGGGGCCGTTCGCGGCGGCCAGCACCGCGCCGTCGCTGATCCGTACGGCCACCAGGGCGGAGCGGCGGGCCGCCCCGCGCAGGGCCGCGTCGGCGGCGTTCTGGGTGGCCTGGTCGAGGGTGGTCTTCAGCGGCTGGCCGGCCTTCGGGGCGCTGCGGAACACCTCCACCCCGGTGGGGGTGGTGGCGCCGTCCGGCGCGCGGCGTTCGATGATCACGGTCAGCCCCGGTGCGCCGCGCAGCCGGTCGTCGTACCGGCCCTGGAGGCCGCCATGGCCGACCAGGTCACCGGCCACGTACTTGTCGGGGTGGGCCTTGAGGTCGTCGGCCTGGGCCTGGTCGACCGAACCGAGCAGGGCCCGGGCAAACTCCCGGGTCGGGGCCAGGTCGAGCTTGTCGGCGGTGAACCTGGTGCCGGGCAGGTCGTAGATCCGGGGCTTGATCTGCCGGTATGCCTCGTCGCGCAGCGTCACCACCTCGACGAACGCGCCGGGCTCGGCCTCGGCGATCCGCTTGGGCAGGTCGGAGAGGTCGACCGGCGGGGTGAGGGCCGGCCGGATCGCCCGGAACCCGGCGTCGAGCTGCCGCACCAGCGCCTTCACGTCGGTGACCTCGCTGGGCTGCACGCCCACCCGGACCACCGGCCGGGGCGCGACGATCGGGGTGCCGGCCGCGTCGAGAATGCCGGCCCGGGTCGCCGGGTCACGGCGCAGCGCGAGGCGGTCACCCTTCTCCAGCTTCTCCTGGACCACCGTCGACTCCCAGATCACCTGCCACTGGTCGTCGCTGCCGCGCTTGAGGCGGACCGGGCTCTCGTAGGCCCAGCGGGTCCGGCCCGGCAGCGTCCAGGTCAGCCGGATCCGCGCGGCCGCCGTGTCCGCGGTGATCGTGGCGTCGCCGACGCGCTCCAGCTCCGGCGGGGTGTCGACCAGCTCGCCGGAGAGCGCCTTGATCTCGTTCGTCACCTCGGCGGCCGAAATCTTGGCCCCGGTCGGGTCGATGAAGCCCACCGCCTGGAGGTTGCCGGAGCGCCAGCCCTTGAGGAACGCGTCGACGCTCTGCTCCGGCCCGTCCTCGCCGGAGCAGCCGGTCAGCGCGCCCGCCGCCAGCACGGTGGCGGCCAGCGCCGCGAGAACCGGGCGGCGAGGGGAGAGGCGGCGGCGGACGGGGTAGGACACGAGCATGAAGCAGTTCCTCCGGTGCGAAGCTGCCCTGCACGCTAGTACGGCAGACCGTTCCCCACCGCCCCGCTCCGGCCTCGGCGAGGGGAAAGACCCCGCTGGCACCGTGTGATGAACATCGCCAGTCCGGGTACTCGGCGACCGCCAGACCACGG
This sequence is a window from Micromonospora sp. NBRC 110009. Protein-coding genes within it:
- a CDS encoding 2OG-Fe(II) oxygenase produces the protein MKYAEELNATTLGQLAEGDLDAIWVRGFHSPERCRAVLPRVVAACERSHYTLTADFQSIGTSIGEAAESAAGERRYLDTAAETRDLIRDVIFAGRLSPLDELRLRLDELWPDGATVARHEGRPMLPGIIRRWPAGGHANPHIDQRAIPLLADQHLQRRIGTNVYLEVPPGGSGGHVDFWGRWTDEDEYDSRRRADYGLDRGALGEPHWSCEPTQGDLLMFDAARVHSVRRVDRGARATAACFVGVRAPGQPLVLFA
- a CDS encoding PhzF family phenazine biosynthesis protein is translated as MTTNGSRLFVVDAFTDEPFRGNPAGVVILDEKRDEAWMQAVASEMRHSETAFALPADGGWWHLRWFTPTVEVDLCGHATLATAHVLGGHSRFRTRSGDLTCTVSPEGWIEMDFPADPPTPVEAPPGLDRALGADVTVVAVARGVSDLLVEVAGPPDVRAVRPDLAALASIPVRGVIVTAYDDDRDVVVSRCFYPAVGVPEDPVTGSAHCTIGSWWAERRQRDDLRAEQLSPRGGTLRLSRRGDRMRLAGRAVTVWRGEMSV
- a CDS encoding alpha/beta hydrolase codes for the protein MNPVDLVFVHGLFSSRRAWEPMDRLLAGDPDLPPVRTHFFEYDSQIVRLRPDRRIPHLDDIADRLGTYLRHEVGAAARIVLVSHSQGGLVIQRFLVRTLARGGGYELGRIRRVLMYACPNSGSQFFSSLRRLTFPCRNPQERELRPLTKEIAETSEAVQRTVLRAQHPGPHEWPLPITAYAGISDNIVPPFIATGTFSASGVVDGDHFSVIRPSTRDDSRYLALRTEVLAAAEAGDPPRAPSDPGAARDAEAAPATVRPVGAAEPRTAPDPTSGRPDRAGRISVEPPLGRLDSPLYGRDQLIDEVTSDRRKPGQPPSSVHVLHGLPGSGKSYLALEIARRARRAGRQVWWVSAQRLSSNMREVASRLGAPSSLVDRAWSGDASATDLVWRFLDKAEQQWVLIIDNADEPRELDPVDNDLTDGRGWLRPPRNPANLVVVTSRDGDRNIWPAWSRRHAVRPLKDKDGALVLLDRAGGAAGTEEQARALSATLGGLPLSLRAVGDYLKSVHTTQIYQGKQVQRDFESYRSNLQQRLELTPGAPKLAELTGLGVTASVFEISLELLAKRGLTQAGNLLRVLACLSQAPVPYYRLLDQELLKRSPLFSEFTGQQQLTVLEGLADLSLVTPDELEGVRNEDFRHVLSLHPLVHGILRDDRDLRQQATEYYALATQLLVAAVRDLNPDAAADWDGWYLLAPHTIGLTRDYLRGSGIRYERLTVLAVLELVRLTARYLLATGLALSAEEMLAPVVDNCQAYDVNPADREILALRHELARAALEQQRPAEAEALLREVIAGRQAVLGSRHADTLASRHKLGRAIMAQNRWAEAEKELTETVAAEDKVRGPEHSDTMIIRHSLARAVLLQGRTKEAEDMLREILDIRLRQWAPLEPETLLVRLSLARCLFDLSRFDEAEEQLRAGLAGVGKEEAIRPEVFLLRWTLAQVLIAQNGVAEAREVLTRLLEDRERVLGETHPDTVATSETLEKLAPYVPPRQPGKPEREQGEPTGDAGGAGAAS
- a CDS encoding penicillin-binding transpeptidase domain-containing protein; the encoded protein is MLVSYPVRRRLSPRRPVLAALAATVLAAGALTGCSGEDGPEQSVDAFLKGWRSGNLQAVGFIDPTGAKISAAEVTNEIKALSGELVDTPPELERVGDATITADTAAARIRLTWTLPGRTRWAYESPVRLKRGSDDQWQVIWESTVVQEKLEKGDRLALRRDPATRAGILDAAGTPIVAPRPVVRVGVQPSEVTDVKALVRQLDAGFRAIRPALTPPVDLSDLPKRIAEAEPGAFVEVVTLRDEAYRQIKPRIYDLPGTRFTADKLDLAPTREFARALLGSVDQAQADDLKAHPDKYVAGDLVGHGGLQGRYDDRLRGAPGLTVIIERRAPDGATTPTGVEVFRSAPKAGQPLKTTLDQATQNAADAALRGAARRSALVAVRISDGAVLAAANGPGPAGENLAFTAQVPPGSTFKVVSALALLDKGAVTPEATVACPKTRVVDGRPFKNSDNFELGPVPFTTDFARSCNTAFVALAPALGPDGLATTGRTLGLEAAWDVGTDVFTGKVSANGSATEQAAAAIGQGTTVVSPLAMAGATAAVARGHWEQPKLVLDPAPQRPAPAGPALKAESVAALKTMMRAVVTGGTASALADVPGGPVYGKTGTAEYDNNPAHTHAWFVGWQGDVAFAVFVEQGGSSTASAVPISERFLRALARS